The Mustela nigripes isolate SB6536 chromosome 4, MUSNIG.SB6536, whole genome shotgun sequence genome includes a window with the following:
- the LOC132016370 gene encoding thymosin beta-4-like has translation MPDKPDMAEIEKFDKSKLKKTETQEKNPLPSKETIEQEKQAGES, from the coding sequence ATGCCTGACAAACCCGATATGGCTGAGATTGAGAAATTCGATAAGtcgaaattgaagaagacagaaacacaagagaaaaatccACTGCCTTCAAAAGAAACGATTGAACAGGAGAAGCAAGCGGGCGAATCGTAA